In Thermodesulfovibrionales bacterium, one genomic interval encodes:
- a CDS encoding cbb3-type cytochrome c oxidase subunit I — protein MDRFVKNFIVMSIVYLAIASVLGICMLANPPLMHLKFVHSHLNMLGWVSMMIFGVGYHILPRFAGKPLKSPKMGEVQFWLANIGLVGMLVFYVLENTALSSAFGVVEAFSIFLFFYNMLGTLLAKPAV, from the coding sequence ATGGACAGATTCGTTAAGAACTTTATTGTCATGAGTATCGTCTATCTCGCAATCGCCTCGGTCTTGGGAATATGTATGCTCGCCAACCCGCCGTTAATGCATCTGAAGTTTGTTCATTCCCATCTCAATATGCTCGGCTGGGTCTCGATGATGATCTTCGGTGTCGGCTATCACATCCTGCCGAGATTCGCCGGAAAACCCTTGAAGAGTCCGAAGATGGGAGAGGTGCAGTTCTGGCTCGCGAATATCGGCCTGGTAGGAATGCTGGTATTCTACGTCCTCGAAAACACCGCACTCTCTTCTGCCTTTGGCGTTGTAGAGGCGTTCTCGATATTCCTCTTCTTCTACAACATGCTCGGGACGTTACTTGCCAAGCCCGCGGTATGA
- the mqnE gene encoding aminofutalosine synthase MqnE: protein MLDTISKKVFSGRRLSADDALALFETDDLFALGKLASHVAGKEHGNVAYFVVNRHINPTNICINRCRFCAFSRSKGEAGAFELSISDILKRLETEGSKTAFREVHIVGGLHPDWSFDHYLEMVSAVKNSFPHIHIKGFTAVEIDHFSKISGLSIKEVLERLKESGLEAMPGGGAEIFAERMRKRLCPEKISGKRWLEIHKAAHLCGIPTNATMLYGHIERYEDRVDHLTRLRDLQDATRGFQAFIPLAYHPRNTEIGGFYTSGIDDLKTIAISRLFLDNFLHIKAYWIMLGEKIAQLSLLFGADDLDGTIIEEKITHSAGAMSGEGLTKKELITLIKKAGKVPVERDAFYHPVIPFSRSRR from the coding sequence GTGCTTGATACGATCAGCAAGAAAGTCTTCTCAGGGAGGAGGCTCTCGGCAGATGACGCCCTCGCCCTCTTCGAGACCGACGATCTCTTCGCCCTCGGAAAATTGGCCTCTCATGTTGCCGGCAAGGAGCACGGCAATGTTGCATATTTTGTCGTAAACAGGCATATCAACCCAACGAACATCTGTATCAACAGATGCCGCTTCTGCGCCTTCAGCCGTTCAAAGGGTGAAGCAGGAGCCTTTGAACTCTCCATAAGTGACATACTGAAGAGGCTTGAAACAGAAGGATCGAAAACAGCCTTCAGAGAAGTCCACATTGTCGGCGGGCTCCATCCTGACTGGTCTTTCGATCATTACCTTGAGATGGTCTCCGCTGTCAAGAACTCCTTTCCGCATATCCATATCAAGGGCTTCACCGCAGTCGAGATCGACCACTTCTCAAAAATAAGCGGCCTTTCCATTAAAGAGGTCCTTGAGAGACTGAAGGAGAGCGGTCTTGAAGCCATGCCGGGCGGAGGGGCCGAGATCTTTGCAGAGAGGATGAGGAAAAGGCTCTGCCCTGAAAAGATATCGGGGAAGAGATGGCTCGAGATCCACAAGGCTGCCCATCTCTGCGGGATACCGACAAACGCGACCATGCTCTATGGCCATATAGAGCGATATGAAGACAGGGTTGACCATTTGACACGGCTGCGGGACCTTCAGGATGCTACGAGAGGCTTTCAGGCCTTCATCCCCCTGGCATATCATCCAAGGAACACCGAAATAGGCGGTTTCTACACCTCGGGGATCGATGACCTCAAGACGATCGCCATCAGCAGGCTCTTTCTCGATAACTTCCTGCACATTAAGGCCTACTGGATCATGCTCGGGGAAAAGATAGCACAGCTCTCGCTGCTCTTTGGTGCGGACGATCTCGACGGGACAATCATCGAAGAGAAGATAACCCATTCAGCAGGCGCAATGAGTGGTGAAGGGTTAACAAAGAAAGAGCTTATCACCCTAATAAAGAAGGCCGGAAAAGTCCCTGTCGAGAGGGACGCCTTTTACCATCCCGTTATCCCTTTCTCGCGCAGCAGACGATAA